The following proteins come from a genomic window of Mariniflexile sp. TRM1-10:
- a CDS encoding RagB/SusD family nutrient uptake outer membrane protein: MKNLKKYSTYLFTALALIGSVTSCTKDSFLDEDLTTQRNSEYYKTEEGIQSLAVGAYFQVLASPFPSEQQFATTNYGTDEFHVGGDDTNSPWNNYDSRFNSIVVTTRTQAAEAWDNFYIGIGLANQLIESATNIESTNPEIKNVALGEGYFFRAYNYLKLVRQYGGVPLKLTVSTTVELEFTRASAEEVLAQVIDDFTQAYNLLDNSGVHPHKITKDAAAHYLAKAYLTRASEINDSWNSATKTADLQQVVSLADQVIANHPLASNYQELWDYTEPDGANEYLPELILSASFGRDQALATSNFSTVPFTARYDDLSMMKRDLTGMRPYSRLAATYFTYDVFDHINDSRFWKTFRTKHRVNRGGTFDGINYTPGVDLGIMYVINSPTDNRFALTKNNNNPNILYNGKTIPHVYVAYAADGVGLLKDVRFPSLTKHFDAARLAINDNRGFRDEILARSADTYLMAAEAKVRLAALGSGSYADALSYINPVRNRATYKSGEDRSYYTDGAAAYVTSEFIQPFADNSFMNENSYYESNNIPIVTAATDLTITSTTSLPAEDEAIIAELGYTSEYDRMLCLILNERTRELCGEWHRWEDLSRTKTLVARARAYNPEAAPNIQDYHNLRPIPQTFLDGVYTEGRPLNASEKAAMQNPGY, from the coding sequence ATGAAAAATTTAAAAAAATATAGCACTTACCTTTTTACTGCATTAGCATTAATTGGTAGTGTAACTTCTTGTACCAAGGATAGTTTTCTTGATGAAGATCTAACGACTCAAAGGAATTCTGAATACTATAAAACAGAAGAAGGCATTCAATCATTAGCAGTAGGAGCCTATTTTCAAGTATTAGCCTCTCCTTTTCCATCTGAACAACAATTTGCTACCACAAATTACGGTACCGATGAATTTCATGTGGGTGGCGACGATACAAATAGCCCATGGAACAATTATGATAGTAGATTTAATTCAATTGTAGTTACTACTAGGACTCAAGCTGCTGAAGCTTGGGATAATTTTTATATTGGTATTGGATTGGCGAATCAACTCATTGAATCTGCAACTAATATTGAATCTACAAATCCAGAAATAAAGAATGTGGCTTTAGGCGAAGGTTATTTTTTCAGAGCTTATAATTATTTAAAATTAGTAAGACAATATGGAGGTGTGCCATTAAAACTAACAGTTAGCACTACTGTAGAATTGGAATTTACCCGCGCAAGTGCCGAAGAAGTATTGGCTCAAGTTATAGACGACTTTACCCAAGCATACAACTTGCTAGATAACTCAGGCGTTCACCCTCATAAAATAACAAAAGATGCCGCTGCTCATTATTTAGCAAAAGCCTATTTAACACGTGCAAGTGAAATTAATGATTCATGGAACTCGGCTACAAAAACAGCCGATTTACAACAAGTAGTATCATTAGCTGACCAAGTAATTGCTAATCACCCATTGGCTAGTAATTACCAAGAACTATGGGATTACACAGAACCAGATGGTGCTAATGAATATTTACCAGAGTTAATTTTATCGGCTTCTTTTGGTCGTGATCAAGCACTAGCTACTAGTAACTTTAGTACAGTGCCATTTACTGCCCGTTATGATGATTTATCTATGATGAAACGTGATCTAACAGGAATGCGCCCTTATAGCCGCTTAGCTGCAACATATTTCACTTATGATGTTTTTGATCATATAAATGATTCACGATTTTGGAAAACATTTAGAACAAAGCATCGTGTAAATAGAGGTGGCACTTTTGATGGCATTAATTATACTCCTGGTGTAGATTTAGGCATTATGTATGTAATTAATTCTCCTACCGATAATCGTTTTGCATTAACAAAAAACAACAATAATCCTAATATTTTATACAATGGAAAAACGATTCCTCACGTATATGTGGCTTATGCAGCTGATGGTGTTGGATTATTAAAGGATGTTAGATTTCCTTCATTGACTAAACATTTTGACGCAGCAAGATTAGCTATCAATGACAATAGGGGGTTCCGAGACGAAATTTTAGCTCGCTCTGCCGATACATATTTAATGGCAGCAGAAGCAAAAGTTCGTTTAGCAGCTTTAGGTTCTGGCTCTTATGCTGATGCTCTAAGTTATATTAACCCAGTTCGTAATCGTGCTACCTATAAAAGTGGAGAGGACCGTTCGTACTACACCGATGGTGCAGCAGCTTATGTAACTTCAGAATTTATCCAACCATTTGCAGATAACTCATTTATGAATGAAAATTCATATTACGAATCTAATAATATCCCTATAGTAACAGCTGCTACAGACTTAACAATTACTAGTACAACAAGTTTGCCAGCTGAAGATGAAGCTATAATCGCCGAATTAGGTTATACTAGCGAGTACGATCGTATGCTATGTTTGATCTTAAATGAGCGTACTAGAGAACTTTGTGGTGAATGGCACCGTTGGGAAGATTTAAGTCGCACAAAAACATTAGTGGCTAGAGCTAGGGCTTATAATCCTGAAGCGGCTCCAAATATTCAAGATTATCATAATTTAAGACCTATTCCTCAAACATTCCTTGATGGCGTTTATACAGAAGGTCGACCACTAAATGCTAGTGAAAAAGCAGCAATGCAAAATCCTGGTTATTAA
- a CDS encoding glycoside hydrolase family 2 protein, giving the protein MIHKITYINKLIAFFAFLISLNISAQETQKIYLSGKDFKNPVKWDFMCTDGNNSKVWSTINVPSNWELQGFGTYTYGRWYKELNEKEPSKEEGFYKHKFNIPASYKGKNITIVFGGAMTDTDVKINGKSAGETHQGGFYEFKFDITSLVNYCAENLLEVHVSKHSSNNTVNNAERKTDWWLFGGIYRPVWLEVSPKSYIEHVAVDAKMDGSLTADLNLVNLPKNASIEASITPVGDNKTYPTMSIPLNQKENSQTIHAKWNDVNTWDPESPNLYTLTLTLKTKNNILHTYKTKIGFRTLEFLKKDGIYVNGKKIIMKGINRHTIWPESGRSTDKQISILDVNLLKDMNMNAVRFHYPADSHFLEVCDSLGLFVLNELAGWQNGYDTKTGTKLIKETVQRDVNHPSVIIWNHGNEGGWNYDIDHVFHEYDPQKRIVIHPWADFNDWDTHHYPTYLTGMHRFNNGENVFFPTEFMHGTYDNGIGAGLEDFWKRYKESPLFAGGFIWAMLDEAVLRTDWTGEQKYDSKGSLAADGVLGPHREKEGSFYTVKEVWSPIQFEPKLITSKFDGSFLITNEYIYTNLNECKLEYRVLKAASNVLYTNDETEVIASNTIHIESVEPGETRNMHFEVPSNFFDGDYLEITAHDKHGREIYTWSWPIHRAPYFANKLMAKEASVKTATATKSEDTILLSSEKLRVNLNAKTGEIISIENNQGNVPFVNGPKPIGMKAKVENVSIEQTKDGAVCFFNYFGGIHSIKWTLFNDGRLKMEMIILKDAGRNDGFDGAAFEDKISKLGITFDYPEVGVKSMKWFGNGPYHVWKNRIKGTTFGLWEKDYNNTITGESFENLVYPEFKGYHANLIGANLKTEQGNIKFFSENDKLFLRLFTPDLPKNGFPGSHPQPEFPEGNISFMYEIPAMRSFKPLEHQGPESQPTNIRIKSGDDGIPMTLWFDFRDN; this is encoded by the coding sequence AACTGGGAGCTACAGGGTTTTGGAACTTATACCTATGGCAGATGGTATAAAGAGTTAAATGAAAAAGAACCCAGTAAAGAAGAAGGATTTTACAAACACAAATTCAATATTCCTGCAAGTTATAAAGGAAAAAATATCACCATTGTTTTTGGTGGCGCTATGACGGATACCGATGTGAAAATAAACGGTAAATCGGCGGGCGAAACGCATCAAGGTGGATTTTATGAATTTAAGTTTGATATCACCTCCTTAGTAAATTACTGTGCTGAAAACCTATTAGAAGTCCATGTGTCTAAACATTCAAGTAACAATACCGTTAATAATGCTGAACGAAAAACCGATTGGTGGTTGTTTGGAGGCATCTACCGTCCCGTTTGGTTAGAGGTTTCGCCTAAATCGTACATAGAACATGTTGCTGTTGACGCAAAAATGGACGGTTCACTTACTGCCGATTTAAACCTTGTAAACCTACCTAAAAATGCCAGTATCGAAGCTAGCATCACACCTGTTGGTGATAACAAAACATATCCTACGATGAGCATTCCTTTAAATCAAAAGGAAAATTCCCAAACCATACATGCCAAATGGAACGATGTTAATACTTGGGATCCTGAGTCCCCAAATTTGTATACCCTAACTTTAACTTTAAAAACCAAAAACAACATACTTCACACCTATAAAACAAAAATTGGTTTTAGAACACTTGAGTTTCTTAAGAAAGATGGCATTTATGTAAATGGTAAAAAAATTATCATGAAAGGCATCAACCGCCATACTATTTGGCCAGAATCTGGTAGAAGTACTGATAAGCAAATTAGCATTTTAGATGTTAATTTGTTAAAGGACATGAATATGAATGCCGTTCGATTTCATTACCCAGCTGACAGCCATTTTTTAGAAGTTTGTGATTCCTTAGGCTTATTCGTATTAAATGAATTGGCTGGTTGGCAAAATGGCTACGATACCAAAACAGGTACAAAATTAATTAAAGAAACCGTTCAGCGTGATGTAAACCACCCATCTGTAATTATTTGGAACCATGGTAATGAAGGTGGCTGGAATTACGATATCGATCACGTTTTTCATGAATACGACCCACAAAAACGAATTGTTATTCATCCTTGGGCTGATTTTAATGATTGGGACACCCACCATTACCCTACCTATTTAACAGGTATGCACCGTTTTAATAATGGTGAAAACGTATTCTTTCCAACCGAATTTATGCACGGTACTTACGATAATGGTATTGGCGCCGGTTTAGAAGATTTTTGGAAACGCTATAAAGAAAGTCCGCTTTTTGCAGGTGGTTTTATATGGGCGATGTTAGATGAAGCCGTATTACGAACCGATTGGACTGGCGAACAAAAATACGACTCAAAAGGATCGCTTGCTGCCGATGGGGTTTTAGGTCCTCACAGAGAAAAAGAAGGTAGCTTCTATACTGTAAAAGAAGTGTGGTCACCCATTCAATTTGAACCCAAACTAATCACATCAAAGTTTGATGGTAGTTTCCTAATTACAAACGAATATATCTATACCAATCTAAACGAATGTAAATTAGAATACCGTGTTTTAAAAGCAGCTAGCAACGTGCTTTACACCAATGATGAAACGGAAGTTATTGCTTCAAACACCATTCATATTGAAAGTGTTGAACCGGGTGAAACCAGAAACATGCATTTTGAAGTTCCCAGCAACTTTTTTGATGGTGACTATTTAGAAATTACTGCGCATGATAAACATGGTAGAGAAATCTACACTTGGTCATGGCCAATTCACCGCGCTCCCTATTTTGCCAACAAGTTAATGGCCAAAGAAGCTTCAGTAAAAACCGCCACTGCTACTAAATCAGAAGACACTATTCTTTTATCTAGCGAAAAACTACGTGTCAATTTAAACGCTAAAACTGGCGAAATTATAAGTATTGAAAACAATCAAGGGAATGTGCCTTTTGTCAATGGTCCGAAACCTATTGGTATGAAAGCTAAAGTAGAAAACGTTTCCATAGAACAAACCAAAGACGGTGCCGTATGCTTCTTTAACTATTTTGGTGGTATTCATTCTATAAAATGGACCTTATTTAACGATGGAAGACTAAAAATGGAAATGATTATATTAAAAGATGCTGGCAGAAACGATGGCTTTGATGGGGCTGCTTTTGAAGATAAAATCAGTAAACTTGGTATCACGTTTGATTATCCAGAAGTAGGCGTAAAAAGCATGAAATGGTTTGGAAATGGCCCTTACCATGTTTGGAAAAACAGAATAAAAGGCACCACCTTCGGTCTTTGGGAGAAAGACTATAACAATACGATAACAGGAGAAAGTTTTGAAAATTTAGTGTATCCTGAGTTTAAAGGCTATCATGCCAATTTGATAGGCGCCAATCTTAAAACAGAACAAGGCAATATTAAATTTTTTAGTGAAAATGATAAATTGTTTTTAAGATTATTTACGCCAGATTTGCCTAAAAACGGCTTCCCTGGCTCGCATCCACAACCCGAATTTCCAGAAGGCAACATATCATTCATGTATGAAATACCGGCCATGCGATCTTTTAAACCTTTAGAACATCAAGGACCAGAGAGCCAACCTACCAATATTCGAATTAAAAGTGGCGATGATGGTATCCCAATGACATTATGGTTTGACTTTAGAGACAATTAA
- the rhaM gene encoding L-rhamnose mutarotase, which yields MSNTKRNAFKMKLKPGFEAEYKKRHDDIWPELSELLSETGIQDYSIFLDEETLTLFAVQKISKDFDEAYLPNHPIVKKWWAYMADIMDTNPDNSPVSKPLKEVFHLD from the coding sequence ATGAGTAATACAAAAAGAAACGCTTTTAAAATGAAACTAAAACCAGGTTTTGAAGCTGAATATAAAAAGCGTCATGATGACATTTGGCCCGAATTATCGGAACTACTTTCAGAAACTGGTATTCAGGACTATAGTATTTTTTTAGATGAAGAAACCTTAACACTTTTTGCGGTTCAAAAAATAAGTAAAGATTTTGATGAAGCCTACTTGCCCAACCATCCTATAGTAAAAAAGTGGTGGGCATATATGGCAGATATTATGGATACTAACCCAGACAATTCACCAGTTTCCAAACCATTAAAAGAGGTTTTTCATTTAGATTGA
- a CDS encoding sulfatase family protein gives MMKYKRFLIIFLPMLCFCNLFSCKELPKGITKQKPLNILVIIADDAGWNDVGYNGSEINTPTIDWLANNGVQLNRFYANPTCSPSRVSLLTGMPASRIGIVAPISDKSNKTLPDSTVTLPQALKKHNYQNALFGKWHLGLNISNGPNAFGFDYSYGFLHGQIDQYTHRYKNGDASWYRNDTMIEEEGHTTDLVTNEAITWLTKKRDTTKNFYIQLAYSAPHFPLQEEDKWKAPYLNSITDSSRRDYAAAMSHMDHSIGLVLETLKQQNLEDNTLVIFISDNGAMENWYPLNQYDGKFEPNPVLGSNFPLRDWKTSNYEGAIRVPAIMYWKNHLEPQTNANFMSISDVMPTILSLIGQNIPKGVEGVNVWPSIQDSETKTTHDIYVRGHIQESLIHKPWKIIRSRNKDDSPASYELFNIEIDPEEKDNIISKDIAVTSKMKLLLDKQFAKDDKTVNKALE, from the coding sequence ATGATGAAGTACAAACGGTTTCTGATTATATTTTTGCCAATGCTTTGTTTTTGTAATTTGTTTTCCTGCAAAGAGCTTCCAAAAGGAATAACAAAACAAAAACCGCTAAACATTTTAGTAATAATAGCCGACGATGCCGGTTGGAACGATGTGGGTTATAATGGTTCTGAAATCAATACCCCTACTATTGATTGGCTAGCAAATAATGGTGTACAACTTAATAGGTTTTATGCAAACCCAACCTGTTCGCCTTCGCGCGTCTCCCTATTAACGGGCATGCCGGCAAGCAGAATAGGTATTGTGGCGCCCATTAGTGATAAAAGCAATAAAACCTTGCCTGATTCTACAGTCACACTTCCACAAGCATTAAAAAAGCACAATTATCAAAATGCGTTATTCGGAAAATGGCATTTAGGGCTCAATATTTCTAACGGACCAAACGCATTTGGTTTCGATTATTCGTATGGATTTCTTCATGGGCAAATAGACCAATACACACACAGATATAAAAATGGTGATGCCAGTTGGTATAGAAACGATACCATGATCGAAGAAGAAGGGCATACCACAGATTTGGTAACTAATGAAGCTATTACTTGGTTAACAAAAAAGCGGGATACTACTAAAAACTTCTATATTCAATTAGCATATAGCGCACCGCACTTTCCTTTACAAGAAGAAGATAAGTGGAAAGCCCCTTATCTAAATTCCATAACAGATAGTTCGAGGAGAGATTATGCAGCAGCTATGTCACACATGGACCATAGTATTGGTTTGGTTTTAGAAACCTTAAAGCAGCAAAATTTAGAAGACAACACTTTAGTTATATTTATAAGTGATAATGGCGCTATGGAAAATTGGTATCCCTTGAATCAATATGATGGTAAATTTGAGCCAAACCCAGTATTGGGCAGTAATTTCCCGTTACGCGATTGGAAAACCTCAAACTACGAAGGTGCTATTCGAGTGCCGGCCATTATGTATTGGAAAAACCATTTAGAACCACAAACCAATGCCAACTTTATGTCTATTAGCGATGTTATGCCTACCATACTTTCGTTAATTGGTCAAAATATTCCGAAGGGTGTAGAAGGTGTTAATGTGTGGCCATCCATTCAAGATTCAGAAACAAAAACAACACACGATATTTATGTACGCGGTCATATTCAAGAAAGTTTAATACATAAACCTTGGAAAATTATAAGATCTCGAAATAAAGATGATTCACCTGCGTCATATGAACTGTTCAATATAGAAATTGATCCCGAAGAAAAAGATAATATCATTAGTAAAGATATTGCCGTTACTTCAAAAATGAAGTTATTATTAGATAAACAATTTGCGAAAGATGATAAAACGGTGAATAAGGCATTAGAATAA
- a CDS encoding rhamnogalacturonan acetylesterase, producing the protein MKTLQLLTFLCSTFLFTSCITAQNTKPTVYTVGDSTVKNGRGDGSGGLWGWGDFIGQFLDSTKVSVKNHALGGTSSRTYQNLGLWDAVNNKLKAGDYVLIQFGHNDNGPINDTLRARGTIKGIGDETEEIDNMITKKHEIVYSYGWYLEKIVKDAKSKGAIPIIMSPIPRNDWKEGKVSRNNTSYGLWAKQIAERNNVTFIDLNDKMASKLEKFGEEKVTGTYFYKRDHTHTSARGALMAASIIIDELKETTNSLKNHIASNPQTELPRKKNIFLIGDSTMASSDNPNTIGWGVPFPQFCDTTQVNVINKARGGRSTRTFNFEGLWEAAKKEFQSGDFVFIQFGHNDAGNIDKAKYRGSLKGIGDETQTIVRDSSITETVHTYGWYLKKMIQETREKGAIPIILSLTPRNEWPNDKVERRTETYVKWAKEVAIAEDAFFIDVSDLVAKRYEALGKEKVKAFFPQDHTHTNLEGATFTALTIAETLKKAKEIGLRGYIYIEQ; encoded by the coding sequence ATGAAAACATTACAGCTTTTAACCTTTTTATGTTCAACCTTTTTATTTACAAGTTGCATCACAGCACAAAACACCAAACCAACAGTGTACACCGTGGGCGATTCAACCGTGAAAAACGGACGTGGTGATGGTTCTGGTGGGCTTTGGGGTTGGGGCGATTTTATTGGTCAGTTTTTAGATTCAACAAAAGTATCCGTTAAAAATCATGCCTTAGGTGGCACCAGTAGCAGAACCTATCAAAACCTAGGCTTGTGGGACGCCGTAAACAACAAACTAAAAGCAGGCGATTATGTTTTAATTCAATTCGGACATAACGATAATGGTCCAATAAACGATACCCTTAGAGCCAGAGGGACCATCAAAGGTATCGGCGATGAAACCGAAGAAATTGATAATATGATTACCAAAAAGCATGAAATAGTGTACAGCTATGGTTGGTATCTTGAAAAAATTGTAAAAGACGCAAAATCAAAAGGTGCCATTCCTATAATAATGTCACCAATACCTAGAAACGATTGGAAAGAAGGCAAGGTATCAAGAAACAACACCTCCTATGGATTATGGGCAAAACAAATAGCTGAAAGAAACAACGTTACTTTTATTGATCTAAATGATAAGATGGCTTCCAAATTAGAAAAGTTTGGAGAAGAAAAAGTTACAGGAACCTATTTTTACAAACGCGACCACACACATACATCAGCAAGAGGCGCACTTATGGCGGCCTCCATTATTATTGATGAACTAAAGGAAACAACTAATTCGCTCAAAAATCATATAGCTTCAAATCCGCAAACAGAACTTCCCAGAAAGAAAAATATTTTTTTAATAGGCGATTCTACCATGGCAAGTAGCGACAATCCAAACACCATCGGTTGGGGCGTGCCTTTTCCTCAATTTTGCGACACTACTCAAGTAAATGTTATTAATAAAGCAAGAGGGGGTCGAAGCACTAGGACCTTTAATTTTGAAGGATTATGGGAGGCTGCTAAAAAAGAATTTCAATCAGGTGATTTTGTATTCATTCAGTTTGGACATAACGACGCAGGAAATATTGACAAAGCCAAATACCGTGGTTCTTTAAAAGGCATTGGTGACGAAACACAAACTATTGTTAGAGATAGTAGTATTACTGAAACCGTGCATACTTATGGTTGGTACCTAAAAAAAATGATTCAAGAAACAAGAGAAAAAGGTGCTATTCCAATTATTTTAAGTTTAACACCTCGCAATGAATGGCCGAATGACAAAGTTGAGCGAAGAACTGAAACCTATGTAAAATGGGCAAAGGAGGTTGCCATTGCCGAAGACGCATTTTTTATAGACGTAAGCGATCTTGTTGCCAAAAGATATGAAGCTTTAGGAAAAGAAAAAGTAAAAGCATTCTTTCCTCAAGACCATACACATACTAATTTAGAAGGTGCCACTTTTACAGCTTTAACTATTGCTGAAACTCTTAAAAAAGCAAAGGAAATAGGTTTAAGAGGCTATATTTATATTGAACAATAA
- a CDS encoding glycoside hydrolase family 88/105 protein, with protein MKYLNTTIKNVIFCFLLTTIHANAQVNDATAPLHALQADYPTPYIVPQKETIKKVLDRVYNYLEENSASKIINATTKNGITDYKKKDVDITFEPGAFRLTSYEWGVTYAGMLLASKATGEAYYADYSNKRIKLITDIAENYPAKNIKDPDMLKTLHPEALDFAGALCAAFIKAKQDGLNANVDPLVNNYIDFISNKQFRLKDGTLARNRPQDNTLWLDDMFMSVPALAQMGKYTGDVTYFDDAVKQVDQFSKRMFNHEKGIYMHGWVQSMEVHPQFHWARANGWAVMAMVELLEVLPKDHQGYSEVLSQLQAHIAGLVKYQDGTGFWHQLLDRNDTYLETSATAIYTYSIARAINRGYIDKMAYAPGVLLGWNAVASKVNDKGQVEGTCVGTGMAFDPAFYYYRPINVFAAHGYGPVLLAGAEVILLLKGNEFEMNDSSLQLKVKK; from the coding sequence ATGAAGTATTTAAACACAACTATAAAAAATGTCATCTTTTGTTTTTTATTAACAACAATCCATGCTAATGCTCAGGTTAATGATGCAACAGCACCATTACACGCGCTTCAAGCGGATTATCCAACACCTTATATAGTTCCTCAAAAGGAGACTATAAAGAAGGTTCTGGATAGGGTTTATAACTATCTAGAAGAAAACAGTGCTAGTAAAATTATCAATGCTACGACTAAAAATGGAATTACAGATTATAAAAAAAAGGATGTAGATATTACTTTTGAGCCTGGAGCTTTTAGGCTTACAAGTTATGAATGGGGGGTAACCTATGCGGGAATGTTATTAGCATCTAAAGCTACTGGTGAAGCATATTATGCAGATTATTCAAACAAGCGAATAAAATTAATAACAGATATAGCCGAAAATTATCCAGCAAAAAATATTAAAGATCCAGATATGCTTAAAACACTGCATCCAGAAGCATTGGATTTTGCTGGTGCACTTTGCGCAGCATTTATAAAAGCTAAACAAGATGGTTTAAATGCAAATGTAGATCCGTTAGTCAATAATTATATTGACTTTATTAGCAATAAACAATTCAGATTAAAAGATGGTACTTTAGCTAGAAACAGACCACAAGACAATACTTTATGGCTTGATGATATGTTTATGAGTGTGCCTGCACTTGCCCAAATGGGTAAATATACAGGAGATGTGACATATTTTGATGATGCTGTAAAACAAGTAGATCAGTTTTCAAAAAGAATGTTTAACCATGAAAAAGGGATCTATATGCATGGTTGGGTTCAATCCATGGAAGTTCATCCTCAATTTCACTGGGCGCGTGCAAATGGATGGGCAGTTATGGCAATGGTAGAACTATTGGAAGTATTACCAAAAGACCATCAAGGCTATTCAGAAGTTTTGTCTCAATTACAGGCTCACATAGCAGGTTTAGTTAAATACCAAGACGGAACAGGGTTTTGGCATCAACTTTTAGATAGAAATGATACCTATCTTGAAACTTCAGCAACAGCGATATATACTTACTCCATTGCGAGAGCTATTAATAGGGGGTATATTGATAAAATGGCATACGCTCCTGGGGTATTACTTGGGTGGAACGCTGTGGCATCAAAGGTAAATGATAAAGGACAAGTTGAAGGAACTTGTGTGGGGACAGGTATGGCATTTGATCCGGCTTTTTATTATTACAGACCTATTAATGTTTTCGCAGCTCATGGTTATGGACCTGTTCTACTAGCTGGAGCAGAAGTTATTTTGTTATTAAAAGGTAATGAGTTTGAAATGAATGACAGTTCATTACAACTAAAAGTAAAAAAGTAA